A genomic region of Deltaproteobacteria bacterium contains the following coding sequences:
- a CDS encoding HAMP domain-containing histidine kinase, translating into MSSHIAYAHNLTNITDPNKTNPQVLRDNITISEHQTHSETERLAHIGRMLTSVAHDLRNPMAVISGYAHLMAHSNVETERRHCYARILHEVEEINAMITDLLAFARGDSYLHPAAVALIELQKEIEDKLSIQAQPRGIILTVKIAKPGTIVVDLGRVKRIVSNLSRNAMEALERGGRVDIDFSIDNGSLLFNVSDNGPGLSETLMQLFQEPSTNKTDTHNSCSISQNVIPALTETNNDIKNHSDINLNFNTSNVTAGFYNSFKNVGTGLGLSIVKRFVADHSGSIKVTSKKGRGTTFSIRLPSLAAAHKVGSM; encoded by the coding sequence ATGTCTTCTCATATTGCATATGCGCATAATTTAACTAATATCACTGATCCTAATAAAACAAATCCTCAAGTTTTACGTGATAATATTACTATTTCTGAGCACCAAACACATAGCGAAACCGAGCGGTTAGCTCATATTGGACGCATGCTAACCAGTGTTGCTCATGATTTGCGCAATCCTATGGCAGTTATTTCAGGTTATGCCCATCTCATGGCGCACTCAAATGTTGAAACAGAGCGGCGCCATTGTTATGCGCGTATTCTACACGAAGTCGAAGAGATCAATGCCATGATCACTGACCTGTTAGCATTTGCTCGCGGTGATTCATATTTGCATCCAGCAGCAGTTGCTTTAATCGAATTGCAAAAAGAAATTGAAGACAAATTAAGCATACAGGCACAACCACGTGGTATTATCTTAACTGTTAAAATTGCTAAACCCGGAACTATTGTTGTTGACCTTGGCAGAGTTAAACGGATTGTATCAAATCTTAGTCGTAATGCCATGGAGGCATTAGAACGCGGTGGACGTGTAGACATCGATTTTAGTATTGATAACGGTTCGTTACTATTCAACGTGAGTGATAACGGTCCTGGTCTATCTGAAACTCTTATGCAACTTTTTCAAGAACCTTCTACTAATAAAACTGATACGCATAATTCATGTAGTATTAGTCAAAATGTAATTCCTGCACTCACAGAAACTAATAATGATATTAAAAACCACTCTGATATAAATTTAAACTTTAATACAAGTAACGTAACTGCCGGTTTTTACAATAGTTTTAAAAATGTTGGTACCGGACTTGGACTTTCTATTGTTAAACGCTTTGTTGCAGACCACAGTGGTTCTATAAAGGTAACCAGCAAAAAAGGGCGTGGTACTACTTTTAGTATACGCTTGCCCTCATTGGCTGCAGCTCACAAAGTAGGGTCAATGTGA
- a CDS encoding serine/threonine protein kinase produces MNETVSIEQFGKYKLLRKIGAGGMAEVFLAISNDTEASTPIVVKRLHDELERDRDAVDLFLTEADVTIMLRHPNIIRVYDSGEAEGRYYIAMEYIQGRDLERISNRLAEKGINIAPDAAVHIMAHVLRGLEYVHQAVTPNGRPLGIVHRDVTPSNIFISAEGEVKLGDFGVAKLIAIEGWTIQGSIKGKLGYLSPEQIRGQLPNQSIDLWSTAVILFELLTGERLFTGDNELQVMLRIRDAKIPALRKRRRDAPKPLEKILKRALHRKERKRFATAADFVNELDKYINKYGHNYTPKELISYLSSILA; encoded by the coding sequence GTGAACGAAACTGTTTCAATAGAGCAATTTGGCAAATATAAGTTACTGCGCAAAATTGGTGCTGGTGGCATGGCTGAAGTTTTTCTTGCCATAAGTAATGATACCGAAGCTTCTACGCCTATTGTCGTTAAACGCCTACACGATGAACTCGAACGCGACCGTGATGCGGTAGATCTTTTTCTAACCGAAGCTGATGTAACTATAATGTTACGTCACCCCAATATTATTCGCGTTTATGATTCTGGCGAAGCTGAAGGTCGTTACTACATAGCTATGGAATATATTCAAGGTCGCGATCTTGAACGTATTAGCAATCGTCTCGCAGAGAAAGGGATTAATATTGCTCCTGATGCCGCTGTTCACATAATGGCCCATGTATTGCGCGGTCTTGAATATGTACATCAAGCTGTAACCCCTAACGGACGTCCTCTGGGTATCGTACATCGTGATGTAACCCCATCTAATATTTTTATTTCTGCTGAAGGTGAAGTTAAACTTGGTGATTTTGGGGTAGCTAAATTAATCGCTATTGAAGGTTGGACTATACAGGGTTCTATTAAGGGCAAACTTGGATATCTCTCGCCAGAACAAATTCGCGGTCAACTGCCTAATCAATCAATTGATCTTTGGTCTACTGCAGTTATTCTCTTTGAACTTCTCACCGGTGAACGACTATTTACCGGTGATAATGAATTACAAGTTATGTTACGCATTCGCGATGCAAAAATACCCGCTTTACGTAAACGACGACGAGATGCCCCAAAACCATTAGAAAAAATTCTTAAACGTGCCTTACATCGAAAAGAACGTAAACGTTTCGCCACCGCTGCTGACTTTGTAAATGAATTAGACAAATATATCAATAAATACGGGCATAATTACACACCAAAA
- a CDS encoding diguanylate cyclase, protein MTSSTPRILVVEDDPVVGELFNELLPPAGYIVDLVYDAEAALKKLESITYDLIITDKNLPGLSGLDLLKRIHSTYEDLDVILMTAFADMDSMLSAINAGVYDYLVKPFNSLDDVVSTVGRALEKRRILLENRRLIANLQQANQQIETMNHNLELQVQERTHQLVEANFRLEQLSITDDVTGLYNQRFLFSRLDEEYRRARRHHDTLAVTMIDIDFFKQVNDQHDHLFGSRVLKRFGVVLQNGVRDVDFVSRYGGDEFTIILPHTNMQDALLVAERLRANIEDQNLGDPHVPCHVTMSVGVAAIDSNIVDSSRALLRAADKALYLAKSSGRNRVAFLKKPDENQPN, encoded by the coding sequence TTGACATCTAGTACACCGCGCATATTGGTAGTTGAAGACGACCCTGTCGTTGGTGAACTTTTTAATGAATTATTACCTCCTGCAGGTTATATCGTTGATCTTGTATATGATGCCGAAGCCGCGCTTAAAAAACTCGAAAGTATTACTTATGATCTTATAATAACCGATAAAAATTTACCTGGTTTATCCGGTTTAGATTTATTAAAACGCATCCATTCAACTTATGAAGACTTAGACGTAATATTAATGACTGCCTTTGCTGACATGGATAGTATGTTGTCAGCCATTAATGCAGGTGTATATGATTATTTAGTCAAACCTTTTAACTCGCTTGATGATGTTGTATCTACTGTCGGTCGCGCTCTTGAAAAACGTCGTATTCTGCTTGAAAACCGACGTCTAATCGCAAATCTACAGCAAGCAAATCAACAAATTGAAACCATGAACCACAACCTCGAACTGCAAGTACAAGAACGCACCCACCAGCTTGTCGAGGCTAATTTTCGTCTTGAACAATTATCAATAACAGATGATGTGACCGGTTTATATAATCAGCGCTTTTTATTCTCGCGCCTTGATGAAGAATACCGCCGCGCCCGTCGCCATCATGATACCTTAGCAGTAACGATGATTGATATTGATTTTTTTAAGCAGGTTAACGATCAGCACGACCATCTTTTTGGTAGTCGCGTACTTAAACGCTTTGGTGTAGTTTTGCAAAATGGTGTTCGAGACGTAGATTTCGTTTCACGCTATGGTGGGGATGAATTCACTATAATTTTACCCCACACTAACATGCAAGATGCACTGCTGGTGGCCGAACGCCTGCGTGCCAATATTGAAGACCAAAACCTAGGTGATCCACACGTACCTTGTCACGTTACCATGTCTGTTGGAGTAGCTGCCATCGACTCTAATATAGTCGATAGTTCGCGTGCCTTATTGCGAGCTGCCGATAAAGCACTATATTTAGCAAAATCAAGTGGCCGTAATCGTGTAGCTTTTTTAAAAAAACCTGACGAAAACCAACCTAATTAG
- the mdh gene encoding malate dehydrogenase: MISKQNRPKIALLGVGQVGGNLALLAAMRELGDIVLFDIASLEGMAKGKALDIGQLLAVDGLNVNILGTSDWQQIHDADVVIVTAGRPRQKGMSRDDLLDVNVPIIVEVAKNVKQYAPDAFAIIIANPLDAMVHAFSRVANFQKQQVVGMAGVLDSARFRFFIAKKLGVSVSDVTAFVLGGHGDDMVPVVSLCTVGGIPVSQLLKQEEIDAIVERTRKAGSEIVALLKTGSAYYSPAASAICMAEAYLRDQKRVLTCAAYCQGEYNCDGIYFGVPTIIGKGGVEKVLQVELDANAKKALALSASHVVELVKAVDKRIPAINI, encoded by the coding sequence ATGATTAGCAAGCAAAATCGCCCCAAAATAGCACTTCTTGGCGTCGGCCAAGTAGGCGGAAATTTAGCACTTTTAGCCGCCATGCGAGAACTTGGGGATATCGTACTTTTTGATATTGCCTCGTTAGAAGGCATGGCTAAAGGCAAAGCTCTTGATATTGGCCAGCTACTTGCGGTTGATGGATTGAATGTCAATATTTTGGGCACCTCAGATTGGCAGCAAATTCATGATGCCGATGTAGTTATTGTTACTGCGGGAAGACCTCGTCAAAAAGGAATGAGTCGTGATGATTTGCTTGATGTAAATGTGCCCATTATTGTTGAGGTGGCAAAAAACGTTAAACAATATGCTCCTGATGCTTTTGCCATTATTATTGCCAATCCGCTTGATGCAATGGTGCATGCTTTTTCACGGGTAGCAAATTTTCAAAAACAACAAGTAGTAGGTATGGCTGGTGTGCTTGATTCTGCACGGTTTCGTTTTTTTATTGCGAAAAAGCTAGGAGTCTCGGTCAGCGATGTAACCGCGTTTGTTTTAGGTGGTCATGGTGATGATATGGTGCCAGTAGTGTCGCTGTGCACCGTGGGTGGTATTCCCGTGTCGCAATTATTAAAACAAGAAGAAATTGATGCCATAGTTGAACGAACTCGAAAAGCCGGCAGTGAAATCGTTGCGTTACTTAAAACCGGAAGCGCATATTATTCGCCAGCAGCAAGTGCCATTTGTATGGCAGAAGCATACCTGCGCGATCAAAAACGGGTGTTAACTTGTGCGGCATATTGTCAGGGTGAGTATAACTGTGATGGCATTTATTTTGGAGTGCCAACCATAATTGGTAAAGGAGGGGTTGAAAAAGTGCTACAAGTTGAGCTTGATGCAAATGCCAAAAAGGCATTGGCATTGTCGGCAAGTCATGTCGTGGAATTAGTTAAAGCAGTAGATAAGCGAATACCGGCAATAAATATATAA
- a CDS encoding RDD family protein: MDKSTTSPQTSMSQNTPTDSINTDPCPRCGYKSTPLIAGNGVPDSSLSDECPRCGVIKSKFRVRAAAQHNENVALANINSNAVAGLADTSESQIVEEQAEATKIPTLKDRFLAYIITNCRVAVIVAIARLVIVMLVTIAYGDDMVTVFNSGYFRMARINNSAQAIIGLLTLAAFIAAFWYEYVRIPLIHSATRGELQRGIIIVDNNGNQAENFGLFLRRAIVLLIHNIIIITALFPFIDKKQRTLSDLASESHPIKVAQPTSNGFAAFFLAIMVILGTQKLVMWRIDSFMPQSATERAKELRKEQAREEAARRTIERMAETKIKNSIKKDIRALLDAYHRRFGHYTSDILMLLETCGSEVFGTRLSAASANILDNQIVILADQNPPRIEVIGRIRHKARQPTRTR, encoded by the coding sequence ATGGATAAATCGACAACGAGTCCGCAAACCTCAATGTCACAAAATACCCCAACAGATAGTATTAATACTGATCCCTGCCCACGTTGCGGTTATAAGAGTACACCTTTAATTGCAGGTAATGGAGTGCCCGACAGTTCACTATCAGATGAGTGTCCTCGTTGTGGTGTTATTAAAAGCAAGTTTCGTGTACGTGCCGCTGCACAGCACAATGAAAATGTTGCCTTGGCAAATATTAATAGTAATGCAGTAGCAGGGTTAGCAGATACTTCAGAATCGCAAATAGTAGAAGAGCAAGCAGAAGCAACTAAGATCCCTACCCTAAAAGATCGATTTTTAGCTTACATTATTACCAACTGTCGTGTGGCGGTTATAGTGGCGATTGCCAGACTCGTAATCGTTATGCTGGTCACTATTGCCTATGGTGATGACATGGTGACCGTTTTCAATAGTGGTTATTTTCGCATGGCGCGTATTAATAATTCGGCACAAGCTATTATTGGACTATTAACGCTTGCCGCATTCATTGCGGCTTTTTGGTACGAATATGTGAGAATTCCACTCATCCACAGTGCGACTCGCGGTGAATTACAAAGAGGCATTATTATAGTTGACAACAATGGTAATCAGGCAGAAAATTTTGGCTTATTTTTACGCCGCGCAATTGTATTGCTTATCCATAATATCATTATAATAACAGCGCTTTTTCCCTTTATCGATAAAAAGCAACGTACTTTGTCTGATCTTGCATCTGAAAGTCATCCGATAAAGGTTGCGCAACCAACAAGTAATGGTTTTGCTGCATTTTTCTTAGCCATAATGGTGATCTTGGGAACGCAGAAGTTGGTTATGTGGCGAATAGATTCGTTTATGCCTCAAAGTGCTACTGAACGTGCCAAAGAATTACGAAAAGAACAAGCTCGCGAAGAAGCTGCACGTCGTACTATTGAAAGAATGGCTGAAACGAAAATTAAAAACAGCATTAAAAAAGACATTCGTGCTTTACTCGACGCTTATCATCGCCGCTTTGGACATTACACTAGCGATATTTTAATGTTGTTAGAAACCTGCGGGTCTGAGGTTTTTGGAACACGACTGTCAGCAGCATCGGCTAATATATTAGATAACCAGATAGTCATTCTTGCTGATCAAAACCCACCGCGAATTGAAGTTATAGGGCGAATACGTCATAAAGCTCGTCAACCGACGCGTACACGCTAA